The Brachyhypopomus gauderio isolate BG-103 chromosome 2, BGAUD_0.2, whole genome shotgun sequence genome contains a region encoding:
- the plcd3a gene encoding 1-phosphatidylinositol 4,5-bisphosphate phosphodiesterase delta-3-A isoform X2, with protein sequence MLQGTSMVKVRSRRWQKHRAFRLLDDCVTVWCESSKASRKARSRQTFSVTEVECVRVGCQSECLRRLVHSVPEEHCFTLVFRDGRKSLDLCCSSQEEAQCWVRGIRTLKDRIANMSQKEKLDHWIRGYLRRADLNQDGKMSYDEIKHLLHMINIDLNEQYAYNLFKKCDRSRDNRLDHVEIEEFCRELMRRPELDSVFRHYSGNGCVLSTMELRDFLGDQGEDASLSHAKKLILTYELNDWAQKNLFMTQNGFTMYMLSQENDVFNPLHTTVHQDMSRPLAHYYISSSHNTYLTKDQVTSESSTEPYIRALNQGCRCVELDCWDGDRGDPVIYHGRTLTSKVPFKEVIETIAQYAFKVSPYPLILSLENHCSVEQQEVMAQHLRSILGSSLLTQPLPAQLITQLPSPEDLKGRILVKGKKLTGQLGYTNSTASFSSSSDEETGCGNKSLSKKDSGKTVTSRKLSPELSDLVVYCCSVPFRGFDAANKTPVSEMSSFSESDALKHIKESGKRFVRFNCSHLSRIYPSGQRLQSSNYNPQDMWNGGCQMVALNFQTPGEQMDLNRGRFLPNGRCGYVLKPEFLCQPTSQFNPENTGGGPGHTPTQLTIRVISAQQLPKINTTKPNSIVDPQVWVEIHGVVIDNARAKTHRINNNGFNPRWDCTLSFQLQVPELVLVRFVVEDHDHTSKNDFVGQFTIPFTSLRTGYRHVHLLRADGSSLSPATLFIHIKVTRRGVPVKTVSDRSSNV encoded by the exons TCTCTGTCacggaggtggagtgtgtgcgtgtgggttgCCAGTCAGAGTGTCTCCGGAGGCTGGTCCACTCTGTCCCTGAAGAGCATTGCTTCACATTGGTGTTCCGTGATGGCAGGAAGAGTCTGGACCTGTGTTGCTCCTCCCAGGAGGAGGCGCAGTGCTGGGTGAGGGGAATCCGCACACTCAAGGACCGCATAGCCAACATGAGCCAGAAGGAGAAACTCGACCA CTGGATCCGTGGCTATCTGAGACGAGCGGATCTCAACCAGGATGGGAAGATGAGTTACGATGAGATTAAACACCTGCTCCACATGATCAATATAGACCTGAATGAACAATACGCATACAACCTCtttaag AAGTGTGATCGGTCACGTGACAATCGTCTGGACCACGTGGAGATCGAGGAGTTCTGTCGGGAGCTTATGCGGCGGCCGGAGCTAGACTCCGTGTTCCGCCACTACTCTGGGAATGGCTGCGTGCTGTCCACCATGGAGCTGCGTGACTTCCTGGGGGACCAGGGAGAGGACGCATCCCTGAGCCACGCCAAGAAACTCATCCTCACCTATGAGCTTAATGACTGGG CCCAGAAGAACCTGTTCATGACTCAGAATGGGTTCACCATGTACATGCTGTCCCAAGAGAACGACGTGTTCAACCCCCTTCACACGACCGTGCACCAGGACATGAGCCGGCCACTGGCCCACTATTACATCTCCTCCTCCCACAACACGTATCTCACTAAAGACCAGGTCACCAGTGAGAGCAGCACAGAGCCTTATATCAG agctcTGAATCAGGGCTGTCGCTGTGTAGAGCTGGATTGCTGGGATGGTGACAGAGGAGATCCTGTAATCTACCATGGACGCACCCTCACCTCCAAAGTGCCATTTAAGGAGGTCATCGAAACCATTGCTCAGTACGCCTTCAAG GTGTCTCCATATCCTCTCATCCTGTCTCTGGAGAACCACTGCTCAGTGGAGCAGCAGGAGGTTATGGCCCAGCACCTGCGCTCCATCCTGGgctcctccctcctcacacAGCCCCTCCCTGCCCAGCTGATCACCCAGCTGCCTTCACCTGAg GATCTGAAGGGGCGGATCCTGGTGAAGGGGAAGAAGCTGACTGGTCAGCTTGGATACACAAACAGCACAGCCAGCTTCTCCTCCAGCTCAGATGAAGAGACAGGGTGTGGCAACAAGAGCCTCAGCAAAAAGGATTCGGGGAAG ACAGTCACCTCTCGTAAACTGAGTCCTGAGCTGTCAGATCTAGTGGTGTACTGCTGCAGTGTGCCGTTTCGAGGCTTCGACGCAGCCAATAAGACGCCCGTCAGTGAGATGTCGTCCTTCTCTGAGAGTGACGCACTCAAGCACATCAAAGAGTCAG GAAAGCGCTTTGTGAGATTTAACTGTAGCCACCTGAGCCGGATTTACCCTTCAGGACAGAGACTTCAGTCTTCAAACTACAATCCCCAAGATATGTGGAATGGGGGCTGTCAGATGG TGGCCCTGAACTTCCAGACACCAGGAGAGCAGATGGATCTGAACCGGGGTCGGTTCCTGCCCAACGGACGCTGTGGATACGTGCTGAAGCCCGAGTTCTTGTGCCAACCTACTTCACAGTTTAACCCTGAGAACACAGGAGGAGGACCAGGACACACCCCAACCCAGCTCACTATACGG GTCATCTCCGCCCAGCAGCTACCCAAGATAAACACCACCAAGCCCAACTCCATTGTGGACccacaggtgtgggtggagatccATGGCGTAGTCATTGATAATGCACGTGCCAAGACGCACCGCATCAACAACAACG gttTTAACCCTCGCTGGGACTGCACACTAAGCTTCCAGCTTCAGGTTCCAGAACTGGTCCTGGTGCGCTTTGTAGTGGAGGACCACGACCACACCAGCAAGAACGACTTTGTTGGCCAATTCACTATTCCCTTTACTAGCCTGCGCAcag GTTATCGCCATGTGCACTTGCTAAGAGCAGACGGTTCAAGCCTGTCCCCTGCTACACTCTTCATCCACATCAAAGTGACACGGAGAGGTGTGCCCGTCAAAACCGTGTCCGATCGCTCAAGTAATGTCTGA